In Erigeron canadensis isolate Cc75 chromosome 7, C_canadensis_v1, whole genome shotgun sequence, one DNA window encodes the following:
- the LOC122608508 gene encoding putative F-box protein At3g10240 — protein METRMMKKKKFEKESRRRRGSPNNIPKEIIEEILSRLPAITLARLKTACKQWLSLISHPSFAQLRHSRNPATTSGFFVHAHNKQTDQHYILKTTSPNRGPLIHLLTINKVKNTWTGYTRTEHINGLVLVTSNVFAYVVNPTTRQVFNLPFPQPATAAPNNVNVETQIICRRYNFFGFDQSQNQHKILHMRLLRSAASDVITAEFEVFSLSDYSWRKLDNPTTLPADPINIVLVAPGLKNSVCVNSVIHMMLPHELKKILTFDLITECFSVIDLLVDLPPKPYTRYHSVQGHILRDTIPLLTQINNDGGLLLGLVCHDRLVETNDMDIWILQDHENRGVWAKKTITLSADKLIGEEGPLPWDYCDKYNKIVFSCQRMLSKKKRVSKKKMKKDVIIGVPVYDLKHERFKSLNFVIGDDHPFLHPKNVFIEFKSYIETIYPLNHNI, from the coding sequence ATGGAGACGAGGatgatgaaaaagaagaaattcgAAAAAGAATCGAGGAGAAGAAGAGGTTCCCCAAACAATATCCCAAAAGAAATAATAGAAGAAATCTTGTCAAGACTCCCTGCCATAACCCTGGCCCGACTCAAAACCGCATGTAAGCAATGGCTGTCTCTAATCTCCCATCCATCTTTCGCACAGTTACGCCACTCTAGAAACCCCGCTACTACTTCCGGCTTTTTCGTCCACGCTCACAACAAACAGACTGACCAACactatatactaaaaacaacCAGTCCTAATCGCGGACCTCTTATCCATCTCCTCACCATCAATAAAGTTAAAAATACTTGGACGGGTTACACTAGAACCGAACATATTAATGGTTTAGTATTAGTTACCAGCAATGTTTTTGCTTACGTTGTCAACCCTACAACTCGACAAGTCTTTAATCTCCCTTTTCCGCAGCCTGCTACTGCTGCTCCAAATAATGTTAATGTTGAGACACAAATTATTTGCAGGCGGTATAACTTTTTTGGGTTCGACCAATCCCAAAACCAACATAAGATTTTGCACATGAGGCTGCTTCGTTCTGCTGCTTCGGATGTTATAACAGCAgagtttgaggtattttctttGTCGGATTATTCTTGGAGAAAACTCGATAACCCCACCACCCTTCCTGCTGATCCTATAAATATTGTCCTTGTTGCTCCTGGTTTGAAAAATAGTGTTTGTGTCAATAGTGTCATACATATGATGCTTCCCCATGAATTAAAGAAAATCTTGACGTTTGATTTGATTACTGAATGTTTTTCGGTAATTGACTTACTTGTAGATCTTCCACCTAAGCCATACACAAGATACCATAGTGTACAAGGCCATATACTTAGAGACACCATCCCTTTACTCACTCAAATCAATAATGATGGTGGCTTATTATTAGGACTTGTTTGTCATGATCGGTTGGTGGAAACCAACGATATGGATATCTGGATATTACAAGACCATGAAAATCGCGGTGTTTGGGCCAAGAAAACCATTACTTTGTCCGCCGACAAGTTGATTGGTGAGGAAGGGCCTTTACCGTGGGATTATTGTGATAAGTATAACAAGATTGTGTTTTCGTGTCAGAGAATGTTGTCTAAGAAAAAGAGGGTGtctaagaagaagatgaagaaggatGTCATCATCGGAGTACCTGTTTATGACTTGAAACATGAACGTTTTAAATCATTAAACTTTGTGATTGGTGATGATCATCCGTTTCTACATCCTAAAAACGTGTTCATTGAATTTAAGAGCTATATTGAAACCATCTATCCTTTGAACCACAACATCTGA
- the LOC122606691 gene encoding auxin-responsive protein IAA16-like — MTSFEETELRLGLPGGGANKTDGGGETAVHTNGSKRGYDETIMDLKLKLSSENDQETINNQEKNHPPTKAQVVGWPPVRSYRKNMLSAQKNTALHRHEEVAAGSGGAAFVKVSMDGAPYLRKVDLRMYKSYQDLSDALGNMFSSFTTGNCGSQGLKDFMNESKLMDLLNNSDYVPTYEDKDGDWMLVGDVPWEMFVDSCKRLRIMKGKEAIGLAPRAMEKCKNRS; from the exons ATGACATCATTTGAGGAGACAGAGTTACGTCTAGGATTGCCAGGTGGTGGTGCGAATAAGACTGATGGAGGTGGAGAAACCGCGGTGCATACCAACGGTAGTAAAAGAGGTTATGATGAAACTATCATGGACTTGAAGCTAAAACTTTCATCAGAAAATGATCAAGAAACCATAAACAATCAAGAAAAGAACCACCCTCCTACAAA GGCACAAGTGGTGGGATGGCCACCGGTGAGATCTTACCGTAAAAACATGTTGTCGGCTCAAAAGAACACCGCCCTCCACCGCCATGAAGAGGTTGCTGCTGGCAGTGGTGGGGCGGCGTTCGTGAAGGTGAGCATGGATGGAGCTCCATACCTTCGTAAAGTTGACTTGAGAATGTACAAAAGTTATCAAGATCTTTCTGATGCTTTGGGCAATATGTTTAGTTCCTTCACCACTG GTAATTGTGGATCACAAGGGTTGAAGGATTTCATGAATGAGAGCAAATTGATGGATCTTTTGAACAATTCGGATTATGTTCCAACTTATGAAGACAAAGATGGAGACTGGATGCTTGTTGGCGATGTTCCTTGGGA GATGTTCGTTGATTCATGCAAGCGTTTACGCATAATGAAAGGGAAGGAGGCTATCGGGCTTG CACCAAGAGCTATGGAGAAGTGCAAGAACAGAAGCTAA
- the LOC122606969 gene encoding auxin-induced protein 22D-like — translation MDLINFEATELRLGLPGSTTKDEQPDIKTTLSPVATNKRSSSEMELSVSDENKSSKTSPPSKAQVVGWPPVRSYRKNIIQGKKTELESGSGIYVKVSMDGAPYLRKVDLKLYTSYEELMKGLQGMFKCVIGLYSEKEGYNNKSNNNEYKPTYEDKDGDWMLVGDVPWDMFLTSCKRLRIMKSCEVLES, via the exons ATGGATCTAATTAATTTCGAAGCAACCGAATTACGATTAGGGTTGCCTGGGTCAACTACCAAAGATGAGCAACCGGATATAAAGACAACTTTATCTCCGGTTGCAACTAATAAAAGAAGCTCATCGGAGATGGAATTATCTGTCTCCGATGAAAACAAGTCATCAAAAACTTCCCCACCTTCCAA gGCACAAGTTGTAGGTTGGCCACCGGTTAGATCATACCGAAAAAACATAATTCAAGGGAAGAAAACCGAATTAGAGTCGGGTTCCGGGATATACGTAAAAGTAAGCATGGATGGAGCTCCATATTTAAGGAAAGTAGACCTTAAATTATATACAAGCTATGAGGAACTTATGAAGGGGTTGCAAGGCATGTTTAAGTGTGTAATTGGGTTGTATTCTGAAAAGGAAGGATATAATAATAAGTCTAATAATAATGAATATAAACCAACTTATGAGGATAAAGATGGAGATTGGATGCTTGTGGGAGATGTACCATGGGATATGTTTCTTACTTCTTGTAAAAGGCTTAGGATCATGAAAAGTTGTGAAGTTTTGGAAAGTTGA
- the LOC122606973 gene encoding NADH dehydrogenase [ubiquinone] flavoprotein 2, mitochondrial → MFGRLASKRLLEIRQVFRQPSHQSTRSLSTALNYHIDTPDNKSNAPWEFSEANKPKVNEILSHYPSNYKQSAVIPLLDLAQQQHGGWLPVSAMDAVAKVIEVAPIRVYEVATFYSMFNRAKVGKYHLLVCGTTPCMIRGSRDIEDALLKHLGVKRNEVTKDGLFSVGEMECMGCCVNAPMITVADYSNGSEGYTYNYYEDVTPKTVVEIVEALKRGEKPPRGTQNPERINCGPAGGNTTLLGEPKPPPCRDLDAC, encoded by the exons ATGTTTGGCCGTCTCGCATCTAAACGTCTGTTAGAGATCCGTCAAGTTTTCCGTCAGCCCTCTCATCAG TCTACTAGATCTTTATCCACTGCCTTAAACTat cATATTGATACCCCAGATAACAAATCAAATGCTCCTTGGGAATTCAGTGAGGCCAACAAGCCAAAG GTAAACGAGATTTTGTCTCATTATCCATCTAACTACAAGCAATCTGCAGTCATTCCGCTGCTAGATCTTGCACAACAGCAGCACGGGGGCTGGCTTCCTGTCTCAGCAATGGATGCG GTGGCAAAAGTTATAGAAGTTGCTCCAATTCGTGTGTATGAGGTTGCCACATTTTATTCCATGTTTAATAGAGCAAAG GTTGGCAAATACCATCTTTTGGTCTGTGGAACAACCCCTTGCATGATTCGCGGTTCACGGGACATTGAAGATGCCTTGTTGAAGCACTTGGGAGTGAAGCGAAATG AGGTCACAAAGGATGGCTTGTTTTCTGTGGGAGAAATGGAATGCATG GGTTGTTGTGTAAATGCTCCTATGATAACTGTGGCTGACTATTCAAATGGATCAGAAGGATATACCTACAACTACTAC GAAGATGTTACCCCAAAGACAGTTGTGGAAATAGTTGAGGCATTAAAACGAGGGGAAAAGCCACCG CGTGGCACACAAAACCCGGAGCGTATCAATTGTGGGCCCGCAGGAGGGAATACTACATTGCTGGGTGAGCCCAAGCCTCCCCCATGCCGTGACCTAGATGCATGCTGA